From the Carya illinoinensis cultivar Pawnee chromosome 4, C.illinoinensisPawnee_v1, whole genome shotgun sequence genome, one window contains:
- the LOC122306631 gene encoding zinc finger protein MAGPIE-like, giving the protein MEIQSCIYQLDLLRRESLITMPEKMAEEAYPNLIDENTIRSGSNPPAVKKKRNLPGTPDPEAEVIALSPKTLMATNRFLCEICGKGFQRDQNLQLHRRGHNLPWKLKQRTSKEPRKRVYVCPEKACVHHHPSRALGDLTGIKKHFCRKHGEKKWKCGKCSKRYAVQSDWKAHSKTCGTREYRCDCGTVFSRRDSFVTHRAFCDALAEETARMKAVSNMNTAVAGNINYHFMGTPLGHSNPQNVPSIFKPISSNEDTIINPTTRGLSLWIGHGSQGQETMINNNLQGIHQLGPLCSGATFADPLVSCSNISPSDYHQNWVFGNKLSSSNSEELTSTSLPLIDVKEAGTQLLSIPSLYETQHQSNQTPSANMSATALLQKAAQIGSTSTDPSFLGSFRLKCNDSRVQDGNKLGGPYGSNSILSNLGKDAEKTAGDLFQIHPAKRRHAEIEDGSGGETRDFLGVGTVQPICHPSSFNGWI; this is encoded by the exons atgGAGATCCAATCTTGCATATATCAACTTGACTT ACTGAGAAGAGAGAGCTTAATTACGATGCCAGAAAAGATGGCTGAAGAAGCATATCCAAATCTTATTGACGAGAACACAATTCGGTCTGGATCCAATCCTCCAGCcgtaaagaagaagagaaacctCCCAGGCACCCCAG ATCCCGAAGCTGAAGTAATCGCTTTGTCGCCAAAGACCCTGATGGCCACCAACAGATTCTTGTGTGAAATTTGCGGGAAGGGTTTTCAAAGGGATCAAAACTTGCAACTCCACCGGCGGGGACACAACCTTCCATGGAAGCTAAAGCAAAGGACCAGCAAAGAACCAAGGAAACGTGTTTATGTGTGCCCCGAAAAGGCCTGCGTCCACCACCACCCCTCTAGGGCTCTTGGAGACCTAACCGGAATAAAGAAGCACTTCTGCCGGAAACACGGCGAGAAGAAGTGGAAATGTGGGAAGTGCTCAAAGCGCTACGCTGTGCAGTCAGATTGGAAAGCCCACTCCAAGACTTGTGGCACCAGGGAATACAGATGTGACTGCGGAACTGTATTTTCAAG GCGAGATAGCTTCGTAACACATAGAGCCTTCTGCGATGCCTTGGCAGAAGAAACAGCCAGAATGAAAGCAGTCTCAAATATGAACACCGCAGTGGCAGGCAATATCAACTACCATTTCATGGGAACTCCCCTAGGCCATAGCAACCCACAGAATGTCCCGTCTATTTTCAAGCCAATCTCAAGCAATGAAGACACAATAATTAACCCAACGACACGAGGACTATCCCTATGGATTGGCCATGGATCCCAAGGCCAGGAAACAATGATTAATAACAATCTCCAAGGGATTCATCAACTTGGGCCATTGTGTTCAGGAGCAACGTTTGCAGATCCACTCGTGTCGTGCTCGAATATTTCGCCATCGGATTATCACCAAAATTGGGTTTTTGGAAATAAGCTCTCTTCGAGTAATTCCGAAGAGTTAACAAGCACTTCACTTCCACTAATCGACGTGAAGGAGGCTGGAACTCAGCTTTTAAGTATTCCTTCCTTGTATGAGACCCAACACCAGTCTAATCAAACACCTTCAGCAAATATGTCAGCAACGGCTTTATTGCAAAAAGCTGCTCAAATTGGATCAACTTCAACTGACCCATCATTCCTAGGGAGCTTTCGGTTGAAGTGCAATGACAGTCGAGTTCAGGATGGGAACAAATTGGGTGGACCCTATGGTTCAAATTCAATACTTTCTAATCTCGGGAAAGATGCTGAAAAAACAGCAGGTGACCTGTTTCAGATACACCCGGCCAAACGCCGGCATGCGGAGATTGAAGATGGCTCCGGAGGGGAAACTAGGGACTTCCTGGGTGTGGGGACCGTGCAACCCATCTGCCACCCCTCATCATTCAATGGATGGATTTGA